A genomic segment from Nicotiana tabacum cultivar K326 chromosome 9, ASM71507v2, whole genome shotgun sequence encodes:
- the LOC107809436 gene encoding non-structural maintenance of chromosomes element 4 homolog A-like, with protein MAKQIEKNQEVHTAKTVVHDDELNELTQQPTSEARGVRSKYSDIQNRICEGKDEIGNVDSEKFKEIMKDIENSHYEVKKPREQVADAEALFDLTKTLAASVRSHSTGVTPYIFISSLLDVFGSQGSKGRSLNANTLWKHIGLAVSPIFRNAGGCLTMLGPMNCEVKQRKVTRRPRTKVHSRARPKELEVNAEEKTDTDKNISTMFQILRKKKQVKLESLIMNRKSFAQSIENLFALSFLVKDGRVFIDVDESGSHFVSPRNGPDATAVKSGEVKYNHFVFRLDFADWELMKNAVAEGEELMLNRDISANPGITEAKPVLIDNSKPILNVTWVKKFSRNRGNVLRKTSEVDDSPEIGDANICNVSLKRKLL; from the exons ATGGCGAAGCAAATAGAGAAAAATCAAGAAGTACATACAGCAAAAACTGTTGTACATGATGATGAGTTGAACGAGTTGACTCAACAACCAACTTCAGAAGCAAGAGGAGTTCGCTCCAAATACTCTGATATTCAAAACCGTATTTGTG AGGGAAAAGATGAAATAGGGAATGTTGATTCTGAGAAGTTTAAGGAAATTATGAAAGATATTGAAAACTCTCATTATGAAG TGAAAAAGCCAAGAGAGCAAGTTGCAGATGCGGAGGCATTGTTTGATCTCACCAAAACTTTGGCGGCTTCTGTTAGATCACATTCCACTGGTGTTACACCTTATATATTCATTTCCTCTTTGCTTGATGTTTTTGGGAGTCAAGGTTCAAAAGGTCGTTCTTTGAATGCTAATACACTTTGGAAACATATTGGGCTTGCTGTTTCACCAATTTTTAGGAACGCCGGAGGTTGCCTCACTAT GCTCGGACCGATGAACTGTGAAGTTAAGCAACGGAAGGTTACACGTAGACCACGGACAAAGGTGCACTCACGTGCTCGTCCAAAGGAG CTTGAAGTTAACGCTGAGGAGAAAACAGATACAGACAAGAACATATCAACAATGTTTCAGATCCTTAGGAAGAAGAAGCAAGTTAAGCTTGAGAGTCTCATAATGAACAGAAAATCCTTTGCGCAAAGCATTGAGAATTTATTTGCACTATCTTTTCTAGTGAAAGATGGACGGGTTTTCATAGACGTGGATGAAAGTGGATCTCATTTTGTCT CTCCTAGGAACGGTCCCGATGCCACTGCAGTTAAGTCTGGTGAAGTTAAATACAACCACTTTGTCTTCAGATTGGATTTTGCTGATTGGGAG CTGATGAAGAATGCAGTAGCAGAAGGAGAAGAGCTGATGCTAAACAGGGACATATCGGCGAATCCAGGCATTACTGAAGCTAAACCAGTTCTAATCGACAATTCCAAACCAATTTTAAATGTCACTTGGGTCAAGAAATTTTCAAGGAACCGTGGCAATGTTTTACGCAAAACTTCAGAAGTTGATGATTCCCCTGAAATTGGTGATGCAAACATTTGCAATGTCAGCCTGAAGAGGAAGTTGCTATGA